TGCTACGACACATGATCCTTTTGGGGGGGAGTGTGTGTGCGAACGATACTGCACAGTTTGTTTTGCCCTGTCTCCACACATGTCAACAGTTAACAACAGTAAATATAGTCTCCATTGCGTTCTTCTCAGCGGATCAACCAATTCCTCGGCGAGTGGCTCTTCAATCGAAACAGGTCCGAGAGTATGAGTCCCCTGACTCAACATTTGGGCATCCCTTGGGTAGTGCGGCAGGCTGTCGAGAAATTTACGCCCCAGTTGAGATATTCCTAcgatgaagagaagaatgaaCTGAGCGTGGCCACGACTCTTACAGCTGGGCTAACAAAGGTACGGATCTATTGCGACATCGAAAAGAAACGCACTATGCTGGCTATGGGGGATGCTCCTTCATCAGAAGTGAAATTTCCAGATGTATGTGCGTCGGAGGTTGCAGGCGTTTTGTGTTAAGTCTTAGTCCAAATCGCTGATGGAGAATACCCTGCATTCGAAATAACGTGGAGCCCGTCGGACGAGAGACAATGCAACGAATGCACTCGGCACCTATCTAGCTTTACCAAGATGGCTAATCCCAGAATGTCAGATGCCCAGCATGTCACACCAGAGTCTGTGTTTGTTTGACTATTTCCGGAGGCCTCCAAGCGGTGCTGGTCAGAAAGCCTCACAGAGACGGTTGTACCagaggagcgaagagcgGAGGAATTCAGGGATCGAGTTACCGATGTGGTCACAGCTACTTCTTCAGAGCCCCGGAtgtgccttttcttcttctgctgcgaaTTTTTACAGACCATCCGCCTGAATCTTTGTGGTTTGGGGGTGGAGCAAAACGATGAAGACGCTGGAGGAGCGTGGAAGTCGTCGACGCGGATTGAAGGAACTGTTCTGAAAACAGTCCAGAGGAACGATAGTTTGGATGCAACTCTGTACGAAACGCGTCGTATCATCAACGACAGTGGCGATCCGGTAACAGTCTTACCGCAGCTGTGTGTTGGTGACTCTTTGCGAAAGCACCGATGCTACCTTGGAGTAAACCTGTTCGATGTTTAACAGGAAAGAACGCACGATAGCATTCCGGCGTCTTGTATCCCCGCCGCTGTTTTCACCGCAGGAGTTTCATTGCTGGATTCAAAAGCCATTTAGTTTTCTGGTCTGTTCGTTGCCCTTCATTTGACTGTCATGAGGTGTTTGGCGTGTAGTTTTCCTTCAGCGTTTTGCTTCCGAGTGAGTGATGGGCTGTTCCGCGAATTTGTTCCTCTGCGCTAAAGTATTGGCCGATCTTCGTATTGGCACAACTTGGAAGTAATGCACTGTTACTATCctgcttgtttttcttcagaatgACCATTCGAAAGACCAGCTGTGGTACACTGCTCAGCTACACAAGGACAACCTGCCTCAGGACATCATCGTCAATCGATATTTTGATCGCGTCAGTGGTCCCCCACCCCTAGACGAGACAGTAAGTGTCTATGTTCGATACGACGTGCTCGCTctgaaggaagaacaggggTAGTCGCGCGTTCTGGGCATAGGTTCTTCTCGGCGAGCGCAAACACACGGAACCATCTCAGGACTGCGCCAGTTTATTGACAAGAGCTGCGTCAGCGTACTGTTCCATCTGTTTTTTGCTATTTTAGCGGAATACCAACTTAGTGGCCGCCATCGTAGTTTCATCGGATCTGTGTTCTAATTCATCGTGCTTCGCTGCTTCCGTCTTCAGCACCTGTGCTCGttggcagaagagagaggcggatgCGAGTCAGAGCAGACCggcgacagcggagaaaagcagggtatctccacagaagaaagctcTACGAGGGGGTGTGGAACACCTGGGCACGGAGACGGTCGCGTGGAGGGACACGACGAGGGAAACAAATTCAAGCAAATGGTAATCTTCGGGACGCCACTGGATGAGGAACTGTTCTCTCCTGATATCTATTCCCTTAACCACTGAACTTCATTCTCATTGATGCGGCTGAGCGAAACAAATTCGCTCTCTTTAAAAAGTGACATTTTTTCAGTTGTTCCATGCTGCAAGGCTTGCAAGCGTGGCGCCCGTTGAGGCGCACAATCTCATGAAGAAAGGAGGCTCGTGCACGCCAGCTGGTCTGTGCAATTGGCAGTGCAGTTGGAAACAGTTTTTTTAAGCTGCACATAAAATGTACACCTATACGTGTCTGGTGTATCTGCAGCAGTGTTGTGGTGAATCGCTCTTGAAATAAACGTTACGTCTTAGCAATTGTATTTTCCTTCCATATATCCTCCATTCCTGTTTTTCAGGGTGAAAAGGCGGTTTCAGCGGTCAAGAACCTCGTCGACAGTGCCCTGGGATCGGATCCGTCAACAGCAGGCTGGTCGCTGAGTAGTGGAAAAGGTGGCAGCCGCATTTTCCAAAGAGAGGATGAAACAGATCGAAATTTGCCTGTTGTGGGGATTGGAGTCATCCTGTTGAAAAATATGGATATATCGCTGGAGACGGTTGTCAACTATCTTGCAGAGCCGGAGAACAAGCTGGAGTTCGACTCTCAGATTCTGAAAGGTCAGGCTCGTTCCACTGCTTTGTCGAATTGTACTCTCGTCTGTGCGCATTCGAGCTAACATTCATTCCTCGGAGTGTGCTCGTAAAATGCTTGCCGCCCTGCATCTAATGGAATCACAGAACGAATGACG
The Toxoplasma gondii ME49 unplaced genomic scaffold asmbl.1938, whole genome shotgun sequence genome window above contains:
- a CDS encoding START domain-containing protein (encoded by transcript TGME49_223150), whose translation is MSPLTQHLGIPWVVRQAVEKFTPQLRYSYDEEKNELSVATTLTAGLTKTIRLNLCGLGVEQNDEDAGGAWKSSTRIEGTVLKTVQRNDSLDATLYETRRIINDSGDPNDHSKDQLWYTAQLHKDNLPQDIIVNRYFDRVSGPPPLDETHLCSLAEERGGCESEQTGDSGEKQGISTEESSTRGCGTPGHGDGRVEGHDEGNKFKQMGEKAVSAVKNLVDSALGSDPSTAGWSLSSGKGGSRIFQREDETDRNLPVVGIGVILLKNMDISLETVVNYLAEPENKLEFDSQILKAVKLDDLPCGARIMYQAFKGQWGFAGRDFTLLCYQKKISDKRVILGICSLDYPNAPAAADLWPSGAGTFVRATFLKGGYDLQVLASGDVQISFVSQADLKAYGVPAWINKRVKAEQLNIVASIKEHIEKRFG